Proteins encoded by one window of Glycine soja cultivar W05 chromosome 15, ASM419377v2, whole genome shotgun sequence:
- the LOC114387835 gene encoding malonyl-CoA decarboxylase, mitochondrial-like: MNKKALSILMRARMKPNDRTSLSLSPIPLTNATSQMQQQNSRQNGSPGDGNSAPNDSGNSEREFKRVRASMHSAISMSKTEVLDDVLNNFSEGYLNLSHENRRKLLLVLAREYDLNRSQVRELIKQYLGLEHPADKAQVSGSEDEGLFSSFYRIERNLRHALQPVYEVLFERLNTHPGGLRTLSILREDILSILAEENIASLRALDSYLMEKFITWLSPAALELHQITWDDPASLLEKIVAYEAVHPISNLLDLKRRLGIGRRCFGYLHPAIPGEPLIFIEVALLKDIAQTIQEVLWDNPPIPESEATCALFYSISSTQPGLAGINLGKFLIKRVVTQVKREMPHISTFATLSPIPGFISWLLSKLASQRLLAEGDNLSQPQAEGSSSTFYENILKPEEEEALMSLPKDIAAGENGMDVMFNLLTSTSYKWIHSPELLSALKSPLMRLCARYLLQEKKRGKALDSVANFHLQNGAMVERINWMADRSDKGLSQSGGIMVNYVYRLDHIEEYAQSYFNNGEIHTSSDLHRWVDATDTA, from the exons atgaacaaaaaagctTTGTCCATTTTGATGCGCGCCAGAATGAAGCCCAACGATCGTACAAgcctttctctctctcctattCCTCTAACA AACGCGACGAGTCAAATGCAGCAGCAGAATTCCCGCCAAAACGGATCGCCAGGTGATGGAAATTCAGCGCCAAATGACTCCGGCAACTCCGAGAG AGAGTTTAAGCGTGTCCGCGCTTCAATGCACTCTGCCATATCAATGAGCAAAACAGAAGTTCTAGATGACGTGCTTAATAACTTCTCGGAG GGTTATTTAAACCTTTCTCATGAAAACCGTCGCAAGTTGCTCCTTGTCCTTGCTAGAGAATATGATCTCAATAGGTCACAAGTGCGTGAACTGATAAAGCAGTACCTTGGACTTGAACATCCTGCTG ACAAAGCTCAAGTTAGTGGCTCTGAAGACGaaggtttgttttcttctttctatCGCATTGAGAGGAATTTGAGACATGCCCTCCAGCCGGTTTATGAAGTTCTCTTTGAGCGTCTCAACACTCATCCTGGAGGGTTGAGGACCTTATCCATTCTTCGAGAAGATATCCTATCTATTCTTGC AGAGGAGAATATTGCATCGCTGAGAGCATTGGATTCTTATTTaatggaaaaatttattacatggCTTAGTCCTGCTGCCTTAGAGCTTCACCAGATTACATGGGATGATCCTGCTTCTTTGCTGGAGAAAATTGTTGCTTATGAA GCTGTGCACCCTATTAGCAACCTTCTAGATCTTAAGAGAAGACTGGGAATTGGCCGTCGTTGTTTTGGATATTTACATCCCGCTATTCCTG GTGAACCCCTAATTTTCATTGAAGTTGCACTACTGAAGGATATTGCTCAGACTATACag GAAGTTTTGTGGGATAATCCTCCTATACCTGAAAGTGAGGCAACATGTGCCTTGTTCTACTCCATATCATCAACTCAG CCTGGCTTAGCGGGGATCAACTTGGGAAAATTTCTCATCAAACGGGTTGTAACACAGGTGAAAAGAGAGATGCCACATATTTCT ACCTTTGCAACCCTCAGTCCCATCCCGGGATTCATTTCATGGCTTTTATCCAAGTTAGCATCTCAAAGACTGCTTGCTGAGGGAGATAATTTGTCACAACCACAAGCAGAGGGATCCAGTTCCACTTTCTATGAGAATATACTTAAACCCGAGGAGGAAGAAGCACTTATGAGTTTACCTAA GGATATCGCTGCAGGAGAAAATGGAATGGATGTGATGTTCAACTTGCTTACTTCTACATCCTATAAGTGGATCCATTCACCAGAACTTCTGTCAGCATTAAAATCCCCTTTGATGCGTTTATGTGCCAG GTACCTTCtgcaagagaagaaaagaggaaaggCTTTGGACTCTGTAGCAAATTTTCACTTGCAAAATGGAGCG ATGGTTGAAAGAATAAACTGGATGGCAGATCGTTCAGATAAAGGTCTTTCTCAAAGTGGAGGGATCATGGTGAACTACGTGTATAG GTTGGATCACATAGAAGAATACGCCCAATCATACTTCAACAATGGTGAAATTCATACCTCAAGTGATCTCCATCGCTGGGTTGATGCAACAGATACTGCTTAG
- the LOC114387836 gene encoding chaperonin-like RBCX protein 1, chloroplastic: MESCATLPLSQLPYVYPSTLSSNKAYPFWPCKRRSSSQPTRLHCSKMFVPGFGEASPEAKAAQNLHNFFTFVAVKIVAAQLESYNHEAYEELMEFLSRHSLNDGDKFCASMFRESSRHKNLALRIMEVRSAYCKNDFEWDNMKRLAFKMVTESNTRLMTEYVLETSHVETEK, encoded by the exons ATGGAATCCTGTGCAACTCTTCCACTTTCTCAGCTTCCTTATGTCTACCCTTCAACACTTAGCAGCAACAAAGCTTATCCTTTTTGGCCTTGCAAGCGAAGGAGCTCATCACAACCAACACGCTTACACTGCAGCAAGATGTTTGTACCTG GATTTGGAGAAGCATCACCAGAAGCAAAGGCTGCTCAAAACCTCCACAATTTCTTCACCTTCGTTGCAGTGAAGATTGTTGCTGCTCAACTTGag AGCTACAATCATGAAGCATATGAGGAGCTGATGGAATTCTTGAGTAGACACTCGTTGAATGATGGTGACAAGTTCTGTGCCAGCATGTTCAGAGAATCATCAAGACATAAGAATTTGG CCCTACGCATAATGGAG GTTCGATCAGCATACtgcaaaaatgattttgaatggGACAACATGAAGCGTCTAGCTTTTAAG ATGGTCACTGAATCTAACACGAGGCTCATGACGGAATATGTCTTAGAAACCAGTCATGTTGAAACCGAGAAGTGA